The genomic interval ATCGGGCCACGGCATCTACGAGCAGAACCTGCCCAAAGAGGCGTTCGGCACGCCATGCGGCAGCGCGGTCAGCCTCGGTATTCACGAGAGCCAGTCGCGCGGCTGGGAGAATCTCGTCGGCCGCAGCCGAGCCTTCTGGGAGTGGTGCCTGCCGCACGCCAAGAACCTCATGCCTGAACTCATGGAAGGGCAGACGGTCGATTCCGTGTACGCGGCTCAGAACATCGTCCAGCCCAGTTACATCCGCGTCGAGGCCGATGAAGCCACCTACAACCTGCACATCATGCTGCGCTTCGAACTCGAGCGGGCGCTGATCAAAGGCGAACTGAGCAGCAAGGACGTGCCGCGCGAGTGGAACAGGCGCTTCAAGGACTACCTCGGCATCGAAGTAGACAAGGACAGCAACGGCTGCCTGCAGGATGTGCACTGGTCGTTCGGCCTGATCGGCTACTTCCCGACCTACACGCTGGGCAACCTCTATGCGTGCCAGTTCTTCGAAGCCGCGCGCGAGCAACTCGGCGACCTCGACGCGATGTATCGCGAGGGCGAGTTCGAGCCGCTGCGGCAGTGGCTCACCGACAACATCCACCAGCACGGCCGGCGCTACTCGGCGAGCGAACTGTGCCAGCGCATCACGGGCAAGCCGCTCAGCGCCGACCCGCTCATGCGGCACCTCGAAGGCAAACTGCGCCCGCTCTATGGACTGGCGTGAACGGGTTGCGGCGCCGCGCCGGACGCGCCGGTCGCGGCTGCACCACCCGGGGAGTATGATTGCGCGATGCACACGGCGTGGATGAGTCTGATGCGATCGGGGATGGCGGCGCTGACTGCCGTTCTCACTTCCGGCTGCGTCGAGCGCACCATCCGCATCACCTCCGAACCCGAGGGCGCGCTGGTGTACGTCAACGATGAAGAAGTCGGCCGCACGCCCTGCGAGACCGCGTTTCTGCACTACGGCACCTATGACGTCCGCGTGATCAAGGACGGCTACGAGCCCTACATGGGCCCGGCCGAGGCTTCTCCGCCGCTCTACGACCTGCCCGGCCCCGATCTGGTAGCCGACCTGCTGCCCGTGCGCTTGCGAAGCCAGGTCGACTGGCACTTTACGCTGCTGCCGGTGCAGGATGACGAAGCGGCGATGATCGACCGGGCCCGACAACTGCGCTCGCGCATGCACCAGGAGATGGGGCCGCCAGCCGAGGCGTCGCAGCCGGCAGAGGCATCCCAGCCGGCGTCCGCCCCACCCGAAGCGGCGCCCGAAGAGAGCGGCGGCTGAGGCGTAACGCCGCATTTTCTGCCAAAGCGCCGCCGGCCTGCAAAAAGCCGAATATCCACGCCTTTCGAGTCGTCTAGTCTTTGGAGAGCGGCCGGCCCGTCCAGCGGGCCCGGACGCCTTGGGCGAGAACGCGCACTGCGAGGAGCACGACCATGACGTTGCAGGGAATCAAGAGGATGTTGGCGCTGAGCATCGCAGGGGCGCTGGCCGCCGCGGCCATTGCCGGCGCGCAGGAGCCGGTCGAATCGCCGCCGCCGCCTGTCGAGGTGACCGCCAAGCGGGCGATTGAGGAACTCATCGACATCAACGCCAAGCTCGCCGCCGAGAATCAGCGGCTCGTCGCCGAAAACCAGCGCCTCGCCGCCGAAGTCGCGCGAGTCAAACTCGACACCGCCCGCATCGAAAAGCAGCGCGATGAACTGCAGAACTTCATCCGCGATCACGAGGAGTACGCCGAGAACTACGAGCAGTACACCTTCTTCCGCGAAAAGGCCGAGCGCGAGGAGCGGGCCCGTCAGGCCGCCGAGGCCCAGGCCCGGCGCGAGGCCGAAAAACTCCGCCAGCAGCAGGAGCGCGAAGAGCGACTGCGCCAGCGCAGCGGCGCCACTTCGGAAGAAGACACCGTGCTCGCCAAGCGCATCGACGTCCTCCGGCGGGCCGGTTACACGCGCGTGGGCGATCGCGTCTTCGTCGGCGAGATGGGCTACTCCTACCGGACCGAAACGCGCGAAGAAATCCGCTACAGCCCGCTCATCGACTTCTGGTATGTCGATCGCGATGAGGAAATCCTCTACAACGAGATGACGGTCTCGGGCAGCGTCATCCACGCCGGAACGGAAGAGCGCAATCTCTCCGTGGCGCTGGCCTTCTACGACGCAACCGGGGCGCAGATCGGCACCACAACGGTCCGCGTCGATGGCGCCAAGCCGGGCAC from Phycisphaerales bacterium carries:
- a CDS encoding PEGA domain-containing protein — its product is MHTAWMSLMRSGMAALTAVLTSGCVERTIRITSEPEGALVYVNDEEVGRTPCETAFLHYGTYDVRVIKDGYEPYMGPAEASPPLYDLPGPDLVADLLPVRLRSQVDWHFTLLPVQDDEAAMIDRARQLRSRMHQEMGPPAEASQPAEASQPASAPPEAAPEESGG
- a CDS encoding septum formation initiator family protein produces the protein MTLQGIKRMLALSIAGALAAAAIAGAQEPVESPPPPVEVTAKRAIEELIDINAKLAAENQRLVAENQRLAAEVARVKLDTARIEKQRDELQNFIRDHEEYAENYEQYTFFREKAEREERARQAAEAQARREAEKLRQQQEREERLRQRSGATSEEDTVLAKRIDVLRRAGYTRVGDRVFVGEMGYSYRTETREEIRYSPLIDFWYVDRDEEILYNEMTVSGSVIHAGTEERNLSVALAFYDATGAQIGTTTVRVDGAKPGTPYPFTSVVTMAANRPFKRYSAWVLYDDPTSPPPDVPPAEAQPMQPNSPPPADG